In one Solanum dulcamara chromosome 1, daSolDulc1.2, whole genome shotgun sequence genomic region, the following are encoded:
- the LOC129886289 gene encoding uncharacterized protein LOC129886289, whose protein sequence is MEDQCSPLSWPYNYFLEEGIEELKHSLVYTTLELENTVISAHEELARKDEEILQLKDLLTRVMKERDEAQRKCQRIGTEKILLQQQLLQQQQVVQLQFQFQKQNQNNVVIESAPISSGTTISHDNQEHDQILKGVVDSNHNNNNICVLSNSSDCDENNVVSPPLLVQDLMENVVIKKPLPEKGKFLQAVMEAGPLLQTLLLAGPLPQWQHPPPQLNSIDIPPVTITSCTPRLLHQDSALSSSTGTSPGARTCFGQKRDVVVAGFNTVEGIDTTTSKYQKVVHQSSLTNM, encoded by the exons atggaagatCAATGTAGCCCTCTTAGCTGGCCTTATAACTACTTCCTAGAAGAG GGAATAGAGGAATTGAAGCATTCTTTGGTGTACACAACATTGGAATTGGAGAACACTGTGATTTCAGCCCATGAGGAACTTGCAAGAAAAGATGAGGAGATTTTGCAACTCAAGGATCTATTGACTAGAGTTATGAAAGAAAGAGATGAAGCACAACGCAAATGTCAAAGGATTGGAACGGAGAAAATTCTACTCCAACAACAATTGCTCCAACAACAACAAGTAGTACAATTACAATTCCAATTTCAGAAACAGAACCAAAATAATGTTGTTATAGAAAGTGCACCTATTTCTAGTGGCACAACAATTAGTCATGATAATCAAGAACATGACCAAATTTTAAAAGGCGTAGTTGACTctaaccacaacaacaacaacatttgTGTACTTTCTAATTCCTCAGATTGTGATGAAAACAATGTTGTTTCTCCTCCATTATTAGTCCAAGATTTAATGGAAAATGTTGTTATCAAGAAGCCATTGCCAGAGAAGGGCAAATTCTTGCAAGCTGTGATGGAAGCAGGGCCATTACTTCAAACACTTTTATTAGCAGGGCCACTTCCTCAATGGCAACATCCACCAccacaactcaactcaattgacATTCCTCCTGTCACTATTACCTCCTGTACTCCGCGGTTACTACATCAGGACTCTGCCCTGAGTAGTAGCACCGGGACCTCCCCCGGTGCCAGAACATGTTTTGGGCAAAAAAGAGATGTGGTTGTTGCTGGTTTTAACACTGTTGAAGGCATTGATACTACTACTTCAAAGTATCAAAAAGTTGTTCACCAGTCATCATTGACCAACATGTAG
- the LOC129886293 gene encoding uncharacterized protein LOC129886293, with translation MSDESTATVPSAVTTAAGDQETDSSTTLNKPHIRWSDSYTKAHDAIQSLTSILPSVPPSLSSSETPAVCLLRDTETAAQISKLLRQPDSGAGDDNLCRWLYDTFQSNEPELHLVVLRYIPVIAGVYLSKVNLHKPLAGFEAVLLALYAHETSIRNSQSITVNIPDLSHSSIYHETNKAAKNSATELNLAVISPSLEPYGTVRSMKRGRIVAVALELYYSKIPQIPVESKLEFCEFCRIWSSGKLSVVESSNYNGEVNRRIHLPWELLQPMLRILGHCLMGHKKDEKLYESAISAIGCLYERALHDLNTKAILATGSLLQLVKLGSECENVDYTEITESNTITL, from the coding sequence ATGTCCGACGAATCCACCGCCACCGTCCCCTCCGCCGTCACCACGGCTGCCGGCGACCAAGAAACTGACTCCTCCACCACCCTAAACAAACCACACATCCGATGGTCCGATTCCTACACAAAAGCTCACGATGCAATCCAATCGTTAACTTCCATTCTCCCTTCCGTTCCTCCTTCACTTTCTTCCTCCGAAACCCCCGCAGTCTGCCTCCTCCGTGACACCGAAACCGCCGCACAGATCTCTAAACTCCTCCGTCAACCTGATTCCGGCGCCGGCGACGACAATCTCTGCCGATGGCTTTACGATACATTCCAATCGAACGAACCCGAACTCCACCTCGTCGTCCTCCGATATATACCCGTAATCGCCGGTGTTTATCTCTCTAAAGTAAATCTCCATAAACCATTAGCTGGATTCGAAGCTGTTTTACTAGCATTATACGCTCATGAAACTTCCATTCGCAACTCCCAATCAATTACGGTTAACATTCCAGATCTATCACATTCCAGTATTTATCACGAAACAAACAAAGCAGCCAAAAACTCCGCAACGGAGCTCAATCTAGCTGTAATATCCCCATCCTTAGAACCATACGGCACTGTTAGATCAATGAAACGAGGTCGAATCGTCGCTGTTGCGTTAGAATTATATTACAGCAAAATCCCCCAAATCCCAGTTGAATCTAAACTTGAATTCTGCGAATTCTGTAGGATTTGGTCGTCAGGGAAATTGAGCGTTGTTGAAAGTAGTAACTATAACGGAGAGGTGAATAGGAGGATTCATTTGCCATGGGAGTTGCTGCAGCCGATGTTGAGGATTTTGGGGCATTGTTTAATGGGACATAAAAAGGATGAGAAATTGTACGAAAGTGCAATTAGTGCAATTGGGTGTTTATATGAAAGGGCTTTACATGATTTGAATACGAAAGCGATATTAGCTACTGGTAGTCTTCTTCAGCTTGTGAAGTTGGGATCGGAATGTGAAAATGTTGATTATACAGAGATTACAGAATCGAATACCATTACGCTTTGA